Genomic segment of Panicum virgatum strain AP13 chromosome 2K, P.virgatum_v5, whole genome shotgun sequence:
CGCATAAGGGATGGGCTCCAAGAACGACACCCCCAACGGGAAGAACGACACCCTTaggcgtcgtcgtcatcgccacCAGCAGGAAGCCGGTGAGGCTTTCGCCTGGAGAATCCCATCCCTAGCCGCACGCCCACCGACCGGCAAAACCACGGAAGTCTTCCAGGGGCCAACGGCGCCACCAAGCCGCCACCCGTCACGGCGAACACACGCCAGCTCACGCCGCGCCAGCCACAGTCGGGCATACGCAGGCCAAATCGCCGACGTCCCCTAACCCGCCGCACATCGCCGCTGGCCGCAGCCTCGCCACCCTGTCGGCAGCTCCACACCAGCATATCAGCTCTTCCCTGCGGGCGCAACTCACTACGGCCACGCGCAGGTCGTACGTCGCCGTGGCCCTCCACGGCCAAGACCGGCGCACCATGGACCGTCGCGGCGCCAGCCTGCTGCCGCACGGGCACCGCGACGGGCCACATCCTCGTGGACGCCGCCGAGTCGCCGGTCCGCAGACGCGCGGACGCCGTGCCGCCGACCCGTCCTCATGTCGAGGTCGCTGTTGCGCGAGGGCTGCACGCCCCACGCCGCGCGGGCAGCTCGCTCCACGCTGACGCCGCCAACACGCGCGGCCCTGCGCCTTGCACCGTCGCTGCCACCGCGGGCAACGTTGGTCGCCACCGCGGGCTGCGTCGAggtcgccgcctccaccgcgcgCAAACTCCCGCTACCTCGACTCCGCCACCGCAGCCCCGttggcctcgccgccgacgctccCCGCCAGATCCGGCTGTGGAGGGCCCAGATCCGGCACGCCACCGGCGCCCCGCGGCTCTGTGCGGGCTGACCGCGCGCCACCCCCGCACGGCGCCAGCCCAAGCGAAGTCCTCGCCGCCGTCTTCCTAGGGACCGCGCGGGCTTCCGGGCGGACACCTCctacggcggcgaggagagaggaagagatggtggctacgcggcggcggaggctgggGGCGCCGCCGAGTCGCCCCTTGCGGAGGGCGACGCGGAGGCCGGGCGAGCGAAAAAGATGGCTCGTTGTCTTGATCTGGCAAATTTGATGCGAAATATATTTTGCTCTtaataagggtgtgtttagttcattttgcaaaaatgtgtaaagatgtaaacagggcatttaaagtactaaatgaagtctatttgcaaaattttttgcatagatgggttgtaaatcgcgagacgaatctaatgatgctaattaatccatgtttaatctataattagcggatggttactgtagcatcactgttgcaaatcatggattaagtaggctcattagattcgtctcgcgatttacagtccatccatgcaaaaagttttgtaaatagactttatttagtactttaaattagcaagatttcatttcactttaatgcgtttacggttttttttgcgtttacatgtacgTATGTAAAGATCTGTAAAGCAAAAGCATCGTGCAGGCAATCCAACCGTATTGAGGCGCGTGTCATCATCCCCTGCTTCTGCTTCTGCCGCTGCCACACGCCCAGTCGCCCACACGGCCACACCCACCCGAAGAGGAAAGCCGGCGGCCACTCGCTTGGCGGCTCGACGGGGCGGGGGTGGGTGCAAGTTGCGGCGGCTGTGTGGGGACGCGTCCACGTGAACGTGCCGGCGCCGACAACGATGCCCACCACGCGACAGCGGCCGTCAGCGCCGGCGCGCCCGCACGCACTCCCGCCGCTCCACGTGACGCCCTCGTGCGACCGCGACTTTCCGCCCCCCGGTCTCCTCGGCATTGCCGCGCTGCACATTCATGATTCCTTGGCCGTTTCAAACTAACCGGCGGCAGCGCCCGGCCGccattagagcaagtattacggTGCCAGGCTAAATGATGACGTAgagaagagagaaatagagaaagAGAGGGAATGGACCGCTTACAGCTAGCTTTGACATAAAAATAAGAAAGTTTATAAGATAGATAAGTGGACTATATATTAATAATGGATAACTAAACTACTATATAAATGGGCTGAGAGATAAGTTGTAAAGAATCTTGCAGCCAgtaataaattaaattattagTCTTGCTCTTGTTGCCGCCCCAGCAACGTCGCCGTGCTGCCACTGGCAGCCACCTGGCCTCGGTGTACATCTGATCTATCGCCGCGGTGCCTCCTTTTTCTTGCAATATTCGTGATGCCGGCCGTATCTGTTCAGTGATAGAAAGATGCATCGTGTGGAAAACTGAGATCAAAAGCCCGGACTTCTTGTTTTGTTggcaaaaacagaaaaaatcTTCTCCAACAGTTTTCCATTCCAGGTTgtcatttatgcaaagttcaaaaAAAGAGCCTCCACGCGCGTATATATGCGCGCTCGTATCCGCGGCACATCCGTCCGTATCAGAAGAGCTGGAAGGgcataaaaataattttatttctgTTCTCAGGATTTCTAATATAAGTTTTTatgaggtggaagggcataaacataattttgtttctctctcatattcctgatgtaagttatatCTGGGGTttgcaagtgaattatgccaaattATTGGAGATGGACTCTTTTTTtacttgacatatttttttagatgttggcaaaatacaaaatttgtCAAGTAAAATTTAGTAAACTCTTGGAGACGCTCTTACGAAACTTCAATCGGACTTTCCAGGTGCTCTCTCGCTTGTTTTTCTTTGCTTGTTGATTAGTACTATGTTCACATTTGCTTATCGATTATATGTAACAAAAACATCAATTTTTTGTACGTCTTACTTATAGACTTTTAAGTAGGTATATATATACATTATTTAGTCGTAGTCATTTTTTCGGGAGATTTCAATCGGTGCCATTTATTAGGGAGATCTCAAGAGCCATATTTGAACAACAACGACACCGATCTTTGGCGATTGCGTCCACTAGGAAAAGGTCTAATCCGGCACACAATTCTAATCGGTGTTGCTGTCTCACTACAGTAGAAAAGGTCTCAGACTTTTCCATGAGATCCCAAAGTTTCTGATGCCTGAAAAGAGGTCTCGCGTTATGCCGCGAAAAGCATACTGTGTGCCGAATCTCTTTGGGCAACACATGTTGCTGTCAGATAGCTAGATGCAACATAGAGATAAGCATAgtgattatttttcttttaattgTAGAAAAGGGTGTAAATTAAATTTAGCGTCAGTGGCCGTGGCAGGCATGCTGGCAATGGCATGAACCATGAATCGATCTCGCTCGCCCACCCCGATCTGCAAGGCCCGATCGATCTCCGTCGCATCACCTGTACCTGAAGAGGGAGGCCGCCCCTGGGCGGAAACTGGGTGCAGGGAATGAGGGAACCCCAGTCCGACCCGGCCTATTTATACGCACGCACAGGCAGTCACACGGAGCAGAGCAGCAACagtagcggcagcggcagcaaacAAAGCCAAGCCAAGGCGCCAACCAATAATAAGCAGAGAGGCCGCCATGTCGGGATCCGGCGCCGGCGTGTGGGTGTTTCGGAACGGGGTGATGCAGCtggagcagccggcggcggcgagccggaaGGCGCTGGTGTACGTGCCGACGAACGAGGTGGTGCGGTCGGTGGAGGCGCTGGAGCGGCGGCTGGGGACGCTCGGCTGGGAGCGCTACTACGAGAACCGCAGCATCGTGCAGCTCCAcaagcgcgacggcggcgcagacCTCATCACCATCCCGCGCGACTTCGCCAGCCTCCGCTCCACCCACATGTACGACGTCGTCGTCAAGAACCGCGACCACTTCAAGGTCGTCGACGCCTAGCCTACCTACTATAGCTTGGGGGTACGGTGGCGGCATGCGTGTGCAGATGCAGATGCGCTGCccgggatatatatatatatatatatatatatatatatatatatatatatatatatatatatatatatatatatatatatatatatatatatatatatatatatatatggtgtaTATATACTTATATGTATTGTATAGAAGGGAAACAAGTGTCTGTGCGCGCAAGGAGTGAGATCGAGATAAATGCTTACTGTTTACTCTACTAGCTATATATTGTAGCCCTTGGGTTTAAATTAACTTCGGTGTGAGATTAATCAAGTGTTAGTGTCCTCTACCTAAAAATTATTTGATGTGCATGTATTGTTGCCGATATATGATTAATCTACAAACGCGGCGCATGCACCGGAGACGGATCAATTATGGATTTCGGTTTCGTTCATGATTACTAGTAATCGCTTCCAATCAATAATTAGGAATATTCTTTCAACAAGCACGCACACAACAACAGGCCAAAGAGTACATCAGAAGAAGCGGTCCGCAAGCTGCATATATGCTACAGATAGAAGAAGCTGCGTGCATGCATCAGGTTCATGAACCTGAACAAAAAATGCAACTTCACACGGTACAACTCTCAGATAGCTATGGCATCTGCGTTTCCTGCTCCTCAGCACTACTGATTGGATAGTGTTTAAGTTTGATGTGATAGAAAGACGCGTGGATTTCAACCGTCCGCTGACCCGGTGGCTTCTAATCTATTAACTTTTCGTACTGTGTTATTGTTGAGGGTGTTCAtgagcttcttgttcttcctctctgTCGCTCAGCCCCCATATCATATTTGTCATCCTAAGACAAAAATGATTTCTTTTTGATCCGTTGGCTATCGCTGCTGTCGACTAATATTTGTCATGTACGAATATTTGCGTCATGCTAGCTAGCTTCTCGAACGATAAGCCTACAGAGAAAGGCTACAAGCCTAGGCAGGATATTCGGAGATGCATGGACACTTGGACAGGATAGAATAGAAATTCCATAAGCAAAAGACCAATTCAACACCTAGTATTTGTCACTGACACACTGACACGTGTGTGTTCCTTGTATAACGTGACGCGGCGCCCTTTTCCCAAAATAAAAATAGATTTGCTTATTGGTTATATAATCTAGCCATGCATGTCCGGTTTTTTTTTCTCACTCAAATCCTCACCATCCTATCCGATTCCGGCGAGATTGGCATTTGTCTCTAACTTGTATATGGTGAGTCTTGTAGAGAACTCTCTTTTTTTAATAGTTTTGGGGATTTCAAGCTTTAGAAGGAAGGCTAGGGAAGGAAGGTCAGTCTAGCAGGGAATGAATTGAAGCTGGCTGATGGCCGAGTCAGCACGCAGGAGCACCGCTAGCTGGACGGACGGGGCAGCTTCAATTGCCGCTGTATGCGGGAGCGAGGAGGGCAAAGCAGGCAGCTCCGCCATGGCCTTGCTCCAATTCTATTATTACCAAGGCGGCAAGGCTAGAGAAGGAAGAGAAAGGCTAGCGGgaggcagaagaagaagaagcagaagaggTCTTGGACGAAATGTTTGTTTGATGGGGATTTCAAAATTATAGAACGAACCAAGTAAGGTTAGCCAAGGCAACTAGGCAAAGGCGACTGGTGGGTGGCGCGGCAAGGCGATGGGATCAACACCATGTCGGATGATCGTTTGGGAGGGCCGGGAAGTCTGAAGGTGGAAGAAACAAGCAAAGTTTGATCGAGATAGACCAATAAAAAACATGTAGACATGGCACGAATGCGATTCTAGTATGTATAAGCTGGATGCAAATCCAGCGAAACCCGTAGCCAAATCAGGAACTTTCCGCAGAAATAAACAAACTCAGTGAACCAGAACAAGTACTTGTAGTCAGTCACTGTATACTCTGTAAGGCTGTAACAATGCCACCGGCAGTACAGTGAGATCGAGAAGTTCAGCAGACAATCAGATCATTGCCGAACATTGCTGACTCTTCCCCGTTCCTGTGCTGGAGCCTCACTGTCACACGTGAATCGGCCATTTTCCTTGAAAACTCCGCGCGACGATCCTGATACAATTAATTGAGTGAATCCCTGTAGCGGCGGTGTACTTGTCAGGGACAGGTAACCGTGCGAGAAAGAAACCGTCACGTAAAGGCAACGCGCGCCATTGAAGGCGGAAGCAGCTGCAGCCGGCTTGGTGACACTTGAGATCTGCAGGCCAGGCGAGGAAGAAAACAACGGGCAACCTGTCCTACCTACCAACCCGACAGCCTTGCTTCCATTGGAGACAAAATACTAGCCTCCACAGACCACAGGTAGGATCCGGTGGCGGGGCCCGACGACTCCCAGACTCCGCCAATCAATCCTCCGCAGATGGCCGCCGAGACGactgccccgccgccaccgtcgtctcttcctcctccggcagccgcggaggccgccgcgCCTCGTCATCCGGTACGCGTGGTCTGATCGGCTCTGACCAAAGTTTTATTTAGCCCATGTTCGCTTTGTGTTCATGATGCGCGTTCGCGTTCTGGTTCGTGATCTGCAGAGACTGTCGGGGTTCGAGCAGCTGGACGCGCGCGTCAAGGTACGGTGATCTAGAGGGCGCACCGGATTGTTTGCAGCAATGGATTCTTGATTGATCCTTGTGACCTTTGTGTTGCAGGAGCTGACCTCGTCGCAGGCGGAGTTGCTGGAGAGGATCCAGAAGCTGAAACAGGTAGGCATGGTGGATTGTCTGACAAAATGCAGATTAGGACTCCAGCAACTCATTAGTACTTTAGTATGAACTAAACGCGGCCAGAGTTGAAAAACTTGGATTTGGAATTCCTTTCTTAGAGTTACGGAAATTCGCTGGTTTGGTGATCAGATGCTGATGACATGCAAATTGCAATGGACTGACTCTGTTTCAGGAGGTGCACAACTGGCGCTCCAACGTAGAGACTCAGGTCAAGACATGCCAGAATGTGAGTTCTGCTCTGCCCTCTG
This window contains:
- the LOC120696260 gene encoding flowering-promoting factor 1-like protein 5; its protein translation is MSGSGAGVWVFRNGVMQLEQPAAASRKALVYVPTNEVVRSVEALERRLGTLGWERYYENRSIVQLHKRDGGADLITIPRDFASLRSTHMYDVVVKNRDHFKVVDA
- the LOC120694808 gene encoding uncharacterized protein LOC120694808, whose amino-acid sequence is MAAETTAPPPPSSLPPPAAAEAAAPRHPRLSGFEQLDARVKELTSSQAELLERIQKLKQEVHNWRSNVETQVKTCQNELQGLKKGLDSEVEQLKSEMEEIRSAIQEEKGNLPAQIKNSETGNNDTEQALQTQDQALKVDTDASMEEQTATES